atttggggTACCTTACCTCTTACCtcccatacaatttttttttgctttgtcccAATAGTGGGGGGTATCGTAATTTAAGCTTATTTTAATCCATAAAAAAGTTACAGTCCCAAACAGGATGGTGGTTATTGTTTGTTGTGCAACTTATCAGGTTATTctcactagttaccaccaagttgtcgCCAATAATCTCAGTTGTTCACACTGGTAAAGGGTGAGAAATAAAAACTCGGTTATTACTACTCGTAACaatttggtggtaactagtgggaataaccaaCTTGTCAGAAGCACTACCATGCCCCCAGAAACATGGATATAAAGACCAGATTATACCAAGATATAGTATTTAGTGTCTACCTTCCAAACAATGTGTATTTCAAGTCCAAATGTGGTTGCTCCCCATAGGTAATGAAAAACTGACTGCCATTGGTATTTGGACCGTTGTTTGCCATGCTCACCATCCCTCTTGCATTGTGCTGAAAtcaaacaaatatattttacaagcttttatttagtttcacttgaccattgtctgtctgtcagtctgtaatcaaatcttacaagttaaatttgatccacttcccggtttccgattgagctgaaattttgcatgcatgtataaattggatgacaatgcaatattatggtaccatcgagctgatctgatgatggacacaggaggtggccatagaaactctgtgatgaaacaatgcaacctaattgtgttaggggtttttagaattgtcttatgagtattagttgtctgtcgtaagaaatgtactgtcagcgataaaagcttgtaccaaaaatgatatttttgccaaaaacttatttattccTTAACACTTAGCTACACATGCTAGTCAATAAATGACAGATCCCATAAAATAGTATTGAAATGACAGGTGTCCTACCCTTCGAGTCTAGTCATACAAGAGAgaaagagttagaccaagataactctgtgGCGATTTTGATAGACTGTGAATGTGTTacatgtcataatttcatagaagattgacatttataatttaattacaattgcagtctgggctatcagaatcgctgcagagttatcttggtctatcTTTATGTTATATATAAGCACATGCAGTCTGAGTGAGCTCTTAGAATGATCTTCGGTGTTCAGGTGAAATTGGAGATAATCATGTAATAGAAAATCACCATGTctttttgatgtaggtacctacagtcaagtatcaaaatatgggtgtagacaacttactcaaaaataagtctcatagttcttaattcgctgacacaAGAGCTATAGgaaatatttttgagtatgtgtgcacccatattataatatattataatataatataatataatataatataatagtacAAGTTAATCTCAACGTTTGGGAATTTACGGTAAAAATAAAGAAagtatcgcggtagacccgtttgtgtaattaaataatgtGTACAAAGAGAGTTAAAAGTGttatgttataatgtaggtaggtacttttatgATCTTTCATTATACCTTTAAATCTTCTCTGAATTCATCTTCAAATTTTTTACCCCAGATAGAGGTCCCTCCTTTGCCTGATCCCGAAGGATCACCGGTTTGAACTATAAATCCCTGTAAAGTCAAAGAAAAAGGcgtcatttattattattagtagcCATTTTAGCCTAAGTCCCAGTCCCAGcgtataattaatttttgtaaaacTTCTGTAACTTACCTTTATATTTCGATGAAATAAACAACCGTTGTAATAATCGCTTGCACAAAGTGCCAGAAAATTTTCACATGTTCTTGGACACTGCTCGCAGAATAATTCGATTTTTATATCACCAACATCTGTATGCAACGTAACAGACATGCTTACTAATTAATATGAACGTAAAAGATTTTTAAATTGGTTAAATGTAAGTATCATTCaaacaaattttgtttaaacaCAAACTAAGAAAAGAAAACTTTGAGTTTTGGGGTTACttttcattttttctttttcgtccatcaggacaggctaaagctctaagccatactgcctagtcataagtagattttttgtcttttcagtaagTTCAATCCGGTAAACGTATTCAGTAAATACTATTCATATTAAGTCAATTCCGATAGTAATGTCTTCAGTAGTCTTGGTCATATCCATTAAACATCCATTCTCAttggtgatttagctcttgtaaagcgatagcgaacTTTACAAGGAACActtggacaaccggccgttgactccaaaatgatggttaaacgtgcttcgaGATTAATTCGGGTTacttttcaataataatatatcaagaTTAACTTGACTTGACATAAGCTTGACATTCACGTgcacagataaaatattttaaaatattaattaaataggcCGCATTGCTAGTCTGTAGAGCGGCGAGACGAGCCGCGGACCGAGCCACAAAACGCGAGTcggttttttgggcacgagtcAAAGGGTCTCGAGCGGGACGCGCGCTTGCTGTTCACAAGCGGCTTACATTTTCGCGCGAGCGACGAGCCGAGCCGCGCCTAGGAGAATACcttttaagagacgggacttccatactagcgactTGAATCAGTTTTCTGTATGTTTGGTTCtccaatcattaccaacatgtacgacaaagaactgtcaaagaacaatagtaccaacataacagacttaaatagtgtagtatgctacacgcttgcgtattttatcgatatcgataaattggggagggttgaaacataggccctgtcaacaaatttcgtactcgaaatcaggttagaactcggagtaattaacaatagAGCCGCCATttacaggcgttcccctctgtcgaaaaaaggcggccaatggtcaaccacatgtcaaccatatgtatgaactgacgtttatctaacatgacgtacctatacatttgatgtgcccctcccccgcaaaaaacggcagactattttgtaccgaaaattttagacatggcgtctccgttggttatatcctctaagggttagaatcgagtccacatttaagtcgtatgttatataatatatatagtggactaatacatggttggacttaaatgtgaacacgatttttaattgttaaaataataatatgtaaaaggatttttttaactaatttaatatcattaatttaaaatacatcccgacggtTCGACGGTCCACAGGAAAATGGGTGTGGTTCACCTGTGTCAAAATTACAATGTATAAATCTaacttaaatgtttttttttcaatatacaggatgtaatcgttaagtgtagctacccatacaaccatttccagtcgccgttacgacgcggtgttgacacatcttgtgtcgacaccgtctgtttcggtaacaattccagtcgcagagtcgtcgccgtgtcgacacagttaccagaaatggggaagggtcgacacatgacacaaagtgacataaagtgtggtcgccgtgtgcacacattgtttcgggtttgcgactactttatgccaaaatcattcgttcattcgttcattttgttcctgtcaaatggaaactgtcagatggaaaaatacttaaataaaaataagtgacattaatacgccatctctaaaacggattacaagacgtaattatatattgtttgcatttatattacaatatgacttaaattattatggggaattaaactgctcgagtgatttgataaactaagtgtaatataatcaacgcgccaccacattgttttagtttagccggaaatgaaattgtttacttctcagtgcctgtgttcataactatattatttgaagcatttttagtacttcgatgcgtata
Above is a window of Cydia splendana chromosome Z, ilCydSple1.2, whole genome shotgun sequence DNA encoding:
- the LOC134804233 gene encoding peptidyl-prolyl cis-trans isomerase-like 3 yields the protein MSVTLHTDVGDIKIELFCEQCPRTCENFLALCASDYYNGCLFHRNIKGFIVQTGDPSGSGKGGTSIWGKKFEDEFREDLKHNARGMVSMANNGPNTNGSQFFITYGEQPHLDLKYTLFGRVLDGFEALDDLEKMAVNPKTYKPLNDAKITSVTIHANPLAG